In Scylla paramamosain isolate STU-SP2022 chromosome 29, ASM3559412v1, whole genome shotgun sequence, a genomic segment contains:
- the LOC135115334 gene encoding uncharacterized protein LOC135115334, giving the protein MNLGIKTDRQTDRQTVRQPVSRRKKLLRHHTGRLRRGWGPSASTFSMPRAKKSVVTRRKNVEKARKALQAREQPPVATPSTTTTTTTTSPGPSSAKKKKSLGAQWRN; this is encoded by the exons acggacagacagacagacagacagacagttagacaACCGgtaagtaggaggaagaagctgTTGCGTCACCACACTGGGCGGCTGCGGCGAGGCTGGGGTCCCTCCGCCAG CACCTTCAGCATGCCGAGGGCAAAGAAGAGTGTCGTTACGCGCCGAAAGAACGTAGAGAAGGCGCGGAAAGCTCTCCAGGCACGTGAGCAGCCGCCAGTCGctaccccctccaccaccaccaccaccaccaccacctcacctgggCCATCAagcgcaaagaaaaaaaaatcattgggaGCACAGTGGAGGAATTAG